Part of the Bacillus cereus group sp. RP43 genome is shown below.
CATTTCTCTCGTATAGCCAGTTGTTGACCCAACTTTAATACCTCTTTCACGTAATGAAGCAACCACTTCTTTTATCCCCTCAATTGGCGTGGCATATCTTGGCAAAATAGCAAAGAGAATTTCTTCAAATTCTTCATACATCTCATGAATGTCTGCTTCTGTTGGTAATTGTCCGAAGACACGCTTCCACTCATTCGCAATACGAGGCATTTCTGTTAGTGCCCTTACATGATCTATTTTTAATAATCCCATTGGCTTACGTGCTTCTTCTACTGTAATTTCAACACCGCGTTTATGAAAAATCTTCATGAATACTTCTAATGGTGCAAAACATCCGTAATCAACTGTCGTACCTGCCCAATCAAAAATAACTGCTTCAATTTTCATTCTATCCATCACCCTTCTTACTTATCTTTTTTGCCATTGTGAAGTTCGGTTACGAAGTGCTTTCGTTCCCCATTCGTATAAAACTCTTACTACAATATTGGTAACAACAATAAGTACACTCATCGCAGCTGCTGGTGCCACATTTCCTGCATCATCCATATTTACAATTGATACAGCAGCTAGTTTAAAATCAGCCGCATATAAGAACACTACTGCCGATACAGTTACCATTGAATTTACGAAATAGTACATTACCATTTCTAAAATGGCTGGTAAACACATCGGTACTGTTACTCGAAAGAAAGTTTTATAAAACGGTACGCTCATCGACTGTGAAACAAGTTCAAACTCTCGGTCTAGTTTCTTTAAAGCAGTCGTTGCGGTAACAAACGTTACAGAGTAAAAATGAATGACATTTACTAATACTAAAACAGCAATTGTGCCATATAAGGAATGAAACGGATTTGTTACTGAAAGTCCTAAAATTTGAATTGTTGGTTGACTGAAGAAAAAGACATATCCTAATCCAAGTACTAACCCAGGAATCGCTAACGGTACAATAGAGAAAAAGTAACCTGCTTTTCTGAAAAACTGTAACTGTTCTATTTTTTCAATCGCATAAGCGAACACAAATGTTAAAATCGCCCCGATAACTGCCGTAATAGCTGAGACAATTACACTATTTTTAAATGCTTCAAGTCCGTCTCCTGTCAAACTTGAAAAATTAAAATGCTCAAGTGTAAAACTCATATTATATGGCCATACTTTCACACTTGCAGCAATACCAACTGCCACAAATAAAAGAATGATCATAAGCGTTACTACGCTACAATATACGAATGAAATAACATCTCTTTTCTTATTATTTATTATTCTGTAAGGCACTGCTTTTGAAGATAAGAGATTCGCCTGTTTTCTTTGCGTAATACGATCAACTGCAAATGCGAAAATAGCTGGGATTAATAAAATCATTCCGACAGTTGCGCCCATCGGCATATTTTGCTGTCCAATTACTTGCTTATATACGTCAGTAGCAAGCACATTATACTGTCCCCCAACAATTTTCGGCGCCCCAAAGTCAGTGAAGCTAAGTGTAAACACAACGAACATCGCACTAATTAATCCATA
Proteins encoded:
- a CDS encoding putative 2-aminoethylphosphonate ABC transporter permease subunit, with the protein product MEMLENYKVESRKKKIKRSIGKEEWIQRLVIIGMILSFLIILVLPLLQLFAQAFYDKDGAFVGVANFSKYFTTPTLVQSLQNTIWISGATTILSVAIAFVYAYAIARTNVFGKRVFQYVALLPLFAPTMMHGIALTYLFGNQGLVTKGMFGLFEGIQIPLYGPVGIVIAEVMYTFPQAFLILLIAFQGSDYRLYEASNMLGASKAKQFLTVTLPSVKYGLISAMFVVFTLSFTDFGAPKIVGGQYNVLATDVYKQVIGQQNMPMGATVGMILLIPAIFAFAVDRITQRKQANLLSSKAVPYRIINNKKRDVISFVYCSVVTLMIILLFVAVGIAASVKVWPYNMSFTLEHFNFSSLTGDGLEAFKNSVIVSAITAVIGAILTFVFAYAIEKIEQLQFFRKAGYFFSIVPLAIPGLVLGLGYVFFFSQPTIQILGLSVTNPFHSLYGTIAVLVLVNVIHFYSVTFVTATTALKKLDREFELVSQSMSVPFYKTFFRVTVPMCLPAILEMVMYYFVNSMVTVSAVVFLYAADFKLAAVSIVNMDDAGNVAPAAAMSVLIVVTNIVVRVLYEWGTKALRNRTSQWQKR